From the Gossypium hirsutum isolate 1008001.06 chromosome A02, Gossypium_hirsutum_v2.1, whole genome shotgun sequence genome, the window TCGAAATCCACATTTTCTTCCATAGTCAAGGCCCTTACCACTTCTAAATTATTCGTCTGAATCTTGACTTTCTTATGCCCTCTATTCAATAAAATGAAGATGCCGTCAAGAATGCCCCAAAGTTCTACTCCAAAGGTGAACATCTGCCCAGATAATGAGTGAATCCCAAGATCTAATTTCCATCTTAATCACGAACCACTCCACCTGCTGAGGCATTTCCGGAGTCTCTAGCCACTGCACCATCAGTAAATAATTGCACCCAAACATCAGAAGAAtggtgatagatctctgacgaaGATGAGATAACCTTAGTCCCAAGCATAAATGGCTCAAAATGTTGGGCCCAACTAAGAGAGGACTTAAGAGCATCATAAGCCGTccaattaatattttgaaaaatgaacaaatttcTGTTCTTCCAAATTCTCCAAGCTATTAGTCCAAAAAGGTACGATCAAGTAATTCCCTTATCCTGCATCTTTAAGATGACAACAAAGATTAGTTGAAAACTAGATTTGAAAAGGATTAAGTtaaactttttctatttttttattgattgCTTTGAATGTTTAGAATTTATCATTtttgaaaagataataaaatttattacaacttttatagaatatatatttttaatttttataaaattttcaaattttgtatattattattaattaaaatttgtatttatattttttaattttaatttttttgaattttatatatatataactttttatcttttgaaccaatataatatatataacacattaaaaaaaatgatcTGGCGATTTCTAATAGTGTTACGTGTTAAACCTTATAAACTAATTTATGTAAGAGAagataatttaagtataaagggAAAAAccattttaaggaaaatttaacACCACAGGTGTAGTTTACCAATCTAATAATAATAAGGGCAGAATAAGGCAAAGTGATAAATATGATGGTTTAGATCTATGTCATTCATTTAACATGGCAACATCGAAAGATTAAATCTACATTTCTATAAAATTACATCCTCCAATGGGGCAGCACTGGAAAGcttttcctttatttccaaacAAATTGCTCTCTCTCCCCTTCCAGTAAAGCATCCAAAAACGTTGACCCACCACGGATCTGCTGCTTTTTCTTGACCCTTTCAAAAtccattccattcaattcaattcctcCCAATTCTCTGTAAGTTTTTTAATCGTTACATTCGATTTTTTCCTGAGAGATCTTCACAAAGTTTCAATCTTCTTTATCATTTCTTTGATCTAGAATGGATAGTAATTATTCAGCTATACCCAAAGGCTCATTTGTAGAATTACAAATGCAAAATGAACCCCACGACTTTAGATCCCAACAAAAATCGCTCCTCTCTGATGATGGGAACCGGGTAAATCATCCCAAGGTTATTGATACTGATGATGTTGATACTGATGTTGATGTTGATCTCGATGATTGTACCCTTGTTTTAAGTAAACCCAATAGCGGGTCTGGTGTTTCTGGTGCTGTTTTTAACTTAACCACCACAATTATTGGTGCTGGAATCATGGCTTTACCTGCTACTATGAAGGTTCTTGGAATTGTTTTAGGAATTTTTTTGATAATCCTGATTGGGATTTTGTCTGAAATTAGTGTCGAGATGTTGATTAGGTTTGCGGTTTCTTGTAAAGCTAGATCTTATGGGGAAGTTGTGCAAATTGCAATGGGGAGAACTGCTAGGGTTTTGTCTGAGATTTGCATAATTGTCAACAATGCAGGTGTCCTGatagtttatttgattattatgggtGATGTTATGTCTGGTTCGGTTCGTCATATTGGGGTTTTCGATCAGTGGTTAGGACATGGTTTTTGGGATCATAGGAAGTTATTGGTTTTGGCTGTTATGGTTGTTTTTCTTGCTCCACTTTGCGTGTTAGATAGGATTGATTCATTGAGCATGACTTCGGCTGCTTCGGTAGCTCTCGCTGTTGTTTTCGTTGTGGTTTGCTTCGCTGTTGCATTCATCAAGCTTATTGAAGGGAAGATAGAGGCTCCAAGGATGAGCCCAGATTTTGGATCGAAAATGGCAATTTTGGATTTACTAGTAGTTATCCCTATTATGACCAATGCATATGTTTGCCATTTCAATGTTCAACCTATATACAATGAGCTCGAAGGGCGATCTCCTCAAAAGATGAATCAGGTGGGAAGGATCACAACTGTTCTTTGTGTTGTGGTCTATGCCTCAACAGCAATATCAGGGTATTTGCTCTTCGGAAAGGACACTGAAGGTGATGTTTTGACCAATTTTGATAGGAATCTGGGAATTCGTTTTAGCACTGCTTTGAATTATATTGTCCGGGTCGGCTACATTCTTCATTTGGTTCTGGTTTTCCCTGTTATTCACTTT encodes:
- the LOC107951856 gene encoding amino acid transporter AVT6E, with product MDSNYSAIPKGSFVELQMQNEPHDFRSQQKSLLSDDGNRVNHPKVIDTDDVDTDVDVDLDDCTLVLSKPNSGSGVSGAVFNLTTTIIGAGIMALPATMKVLGIVLGIFLIILIGILSEISVEMLIRFAVSCKARSYGEVVQIAMGRTARVLSEICIIVNNAGVLIVYLIIMGDVMSGSVRHIGVFDQWLGHGFWDHRKLLVLAVMVVFLAPLCVLDRIDSLSMTSAASVALAVVFVVVCFAVAFIKLIEGKIEAPRMSPDFGSKMAILDLLVVIPIMTNAYVCHFNVQPIYNELEGRSPQKMNQVGRITTVLCVVVYASTAISGYLLFGKDTEGDVLTNFDRNLGIRFSTALNYIVRVGYILHLVLVFPVIHFSLRQTVDNLVFEGSAPLTESKKRSLALTVILLALIYIGSTMIPNIWTAFKFTGATTAVSLGFTFPALIALRISQQEESMSLSRVEKFLSWLMLILAMIVSIAGIIGNIYTIQSSSE